One Deltaproteobacteria bacterium DNA window includes the following coding sequences:
- a CDS encoding DUF3187 family protein, translating into MKKIFYFLSVFLVFNVWFLIFSMVAFAHDWSTQGPFEIRTQNPVYLQTVTLTPGRATTVGFGVLDVRVDSAFSNLYERDSSLTADENLDMELWRLNFVGTYGFAPDFEGGIEVPLLHFGGGFLDGFIQDYHNFFGFPNGGRDQVANGIFNYRVSKNGRTVYQVSSENIGLGDISLFLKHQLVTEETYLPAVAWRFIFKLPTGNSVDGLGSGSPGFGLGVALEKSYKRIHGYLNTNYLMDGGNNKLGDLMNSAVFDFSLAGEFSFSKRVSGILQLVGGTPRLKNLIIETWDGVPLDLIVGVRGDQPWGKPLNPFYWQVAFSEDVLAVGPSVDFTAWISVGFRFQAHHPDVYKGDFFARR; encoded by the coding sequence ATGAAAAAAATTTTTTATTTTTTATCTGTGTTTTTGGTTTTTAATGTTTGGTTTTTGATTTTTTCCATGGTTGCTTTTGCTCATGACTGGTCCACTCAGGGGCCTTTTGAAATTCGCACACAAAATCCCGTTTATCTTCAGACTGTCACGCTAACTCCGGGCCGCGCTACAACGGTGGGGTTTGGCGTCTTGGATGTTCGCGTTGATTCGGCTTTTTCCAATTTGTATGAGCGGGATTCCTCTCTGACCGCGGATGAAAATCTCGATATGGAATTGTGGCGTCTCAATTTTGTGGGGACCTACGGTTTTGCTCCCGATTTTGAAGGAGGTATTGAAGTGCCTCTGCTTCATTTTGGCGGCGGATTTTTGGATGGCTTCATTCAGGATTATCACAACTTTTTCGGATTCCCAAACGGTGGACGCGATCAGGTGGCGAACGGGATTTTTAATTACAGAGTGAGTAAAAACGGGAGGACTGTTTATCAGGTCTCTTCCGAAAATATCGGTCTTGGAGATATTTCTCTTTTCCTGAAACACCAACTGGTGACGGAGGAAACTTATTTGCCCGCCGTTGCGTGGCGATTTATTTTTAAACTTCCTACGGGCAACTCCGTCGATGGTTTGGGGAGCGGCAGTCCGGGTTTTGGTTTGGGCGTTGCGCTGGAAAAATCATACAAACGGATTCATGGTTATTTGAATACAAACTATCTCATGGATGGTGGAAATAACAAACTCGGTGATTTGATGAACAGCGCTGTGTTTGATTTTTCTTTGGCGGGCGAATTTAGTTTTTCAAAAAGGGTTTCGGGAATTTTACAATTGGTGGGGGGAACGCCGCGCCTTAAAAACCTCATCATTGAAACGTGGGATGGTGTGCCGCTTGATCTGATTGTTGGAGTGCGGGGCGACCAGCCATGGGGAAAACCGCTTAACCCTTTCTATTGGCAGGTTGCTTTTTCAGAAGACGTGCTGGCAGTCGGTCCCTCTGTTGATTTCACCGCGTGGATCTCCGTCGGTTTCCGTTTTCAGGCCCATCATCCGGATGTCTATAAAGGAGACTTCTTCGCGCGCCGTTAA
- a CDS encoding single-stranded DNA-binding protein → MASVNKVILIGNLGADPEKRLTGSGLAVCNLRIATNEVWKDKQGNKQERTEWHRVVVYGAQAENCEKYLSKGRPVYVEGSIRTRQWEDQQGQTKYITEVIAQRVQFLGSPGGNAGRGESRTTTEGDSFPPSPEDNGSQASGAGEDDIPF, encoded by the coding sequence ATGGCAAGCGTCAACAAAGTAATTCTGATTGGAAATTTGGGGGCTGATCCTGAAAAACGTCTCACCGGTAGCGGACTGGCTGTTTGCAATCTGCGGATTGCCACCAATGAAGTTTGGAAAGACAAGCAAGGAAACAAACAGGAAAGAACCGAATGGCACCGTGTTGTGGTCTACGGGGCACAGGCGGAAAATTGCGAAAAATACCTTTCTAAGGGAAGACCCGTCTATGTTGAGGGAAGCATCCGCACGCGCCAATGGGAAGATCAGCAGGGACAGACAAAATACATCACCGAAGTCATTGCCCAACGCGTACAATTTTTGGGAAGTCCCGGAGGAAATGCCGGACGCGGTGAATCAAGAACAACAACCGAAGGCGATTCCTTTCCACCTTCTCCTGAAGATAACGGGTCTCAGGCCAGTGGCGCAGGAGAAGACGATATTCCGTTTTAA
- a CDS encoding arsenate reductase ArsC, producing the protein MKKVLFLCLGNSCRSQMAEAFAKLYGEGIIEAYSAGARPAGYVHDHTIAVMNEIGVDIKDQISKRIDWNFLEQMDWVITMAGEAKAIVSSLPSRIHCVHWDVDDPVFVFGKEKRVLQAFRLTRDHIKKKVLALIEDIKQHG; encoded by the coding sequence ATGAAAAAAGTTCTGTTTCTGTGTCTTGGTAATTCCTGCCGTTCCCAAATGGCGGAGGCCTTTGCCAAATTATATGGAGAGGGAATTATTGAAGCATATAGCGCGGGAGCGAGGCCTGCTGGTTATGTCCATGACCACACCATTGCTGTCATGAATGAAATAGGCGTGGATATTAAGGACCAAATTTCGAAACGCATTGACTGGAATTTTTTGGAACAAATGGATTGGGTTATTACGATGGCTGGAGAGGCCAAGGCGATTGTATCCTCTCTGCCAAGCCGCATCCACTGCGTACACTGGGACGTGGATGATCCCGTGTTTGTTTTTGGAAAAGAGAAAAGGGTGTTGCAGGCGTTTCGCTTAACTCGCGATCACATTAAAAAAAAGGTGTTGGCATTAATCGAGGATATTAAACAACACGGCTGA